In Myxococcales bacterium, a single genomic region encodes these proteins:
- a CDS encoding acyl carrier protein, translating to MSNALKDELRKLTCEIAEIDEITDDAAFKDLGIDSMMGVEIVAAIERQYKIKIDDTELAQVSTLASSYELVSGKIDRVRESA from the coding sequence ATGTCGAACGCACTGAAGGACGAGCTCCGCAAGTTGACCTGCGAAATCGCTGAGATCGACGAGATCACCGACGACGCGGCGTTCAAGGATTTGGGCATCGATTCCATGATGGGCGTCGAGATCGTCGCGGCCATCGAGCGTCAATACAAGATCAAGATCGACGACACGGAGCTGGCGCAGGTGTCCACGTTGGCCAGCTCGTACGAGCTCGTGAGCGGGAAGATCGATCGCGTTCGCGAGAGCGCCTAA
- a CDS encoding beta-ketoacyl-[acyl-carrier-protein] synthase family protein: MRSPSLPRVFITGVGVVSSIGVGKKAFYDGLLAGKSGISRVESFDPKELGREYAGEVKGFHARDFLTAAEGRRAGRCSAMTLAAARLALEDAALATGALRGGRTAVVLGTTMGEATLLAELDYALMTKGPAAVRRALIPKYGSTLLPIHVARAIGAEGMVLTLPAACAAGNYAIGFAADLIRAGRADVVVTGAAELLQELQFSGFVRLAAMAQSRCQPFDLHRQGLILGEGAALLVLESEAHAAKRGVALQAEVGGYGISCDGYHITRPHPNADGSVRAMREAISRSGISEADIDFVNAHGTGTKANDTAEAKVMRDVFGERLVPISSIKSMLGHCMGAASALEAASCVMTLERGYYPPTIGYETPDPECDVALVANEARAGKTDIVLNNSLAFGGYNAVTVFARPGLLPPPGARPGAAPRSAA; the protein is encoded by the coding sequence GTGCGTAGTCCGTCCCTCCCGCGGGTCTTCATCACCGGGGTCGGTGTTGTCAGTTCCATCGGCGTGGGGAAAAAGGCCTTCTACGATGGCCTCCTCGCTGGCAAGAGCGGCATCTCACGCGTCGAGTCCTTCGACCCGAAAGAGCTTGGCCGCGAATACGCGGGCGAGGTGAAAGGCTTCCACGCGCGCGACTTTCTGACCGCCGCCGAGGGGCGCCGAGCGGGCCGATGCTCCGCCATGACGCTCGCCGCTGCGCGCCTCGCTCTGGAAGACGCGGCCTTGGCCACCGGCGCGCTTCGCGGCGGCCGCACCGCCGTCGTGCTGGGCACGACGATGGGCGAGGCGACGCTCCTTGCTGAACTCGACTATGCGCTGATGACCAAGGGGCCGGCCGCCGTGCGGCGGGCGCTCATTCCGAAATACGGCTCCACGCTCCTGCCCATTCACGTGGCCCGCGCCATCGGCGCCGAGGGGATGGTGCTCACGCTGCCCGCGGCATGCGCCGCCGGCAACTACGCCATCGGCTTCGCCGCCGATCTCATCCGCGCCGGTCGCGCCGACGTCGTCGTCACCGGCGCGGCGGAGCTGCTGCAAGAGCTGCAGTTCAGCGGCTTCGTGCGGCTCGCCGCCATGGCCCAATCGCGCTGCCAGCCCTTCGACCTCCATCGGCAAGGCCTGATCCTCGGAGAGGGTGCGGCGCTCTTGGTGCTCGAGTCGGAGGCCCACGCAGCGAAGCGAGGCGTCGCTCTCCAGGCGGAGGTGGGCGGTTACGGAATCTCCTGCGACGGCTACCACATCACGAGGCCGCACCCGAACGCGGACGGCAGCGTCCGAGCGATGCGCGAGGCCATCTCTCGCAGTGGGATCTCAGAAGCCGACATCGACTTCGTGAACGCCCACGGCACGGGAACGAAGGCCAACGACACCGCCGAGGCCAAGGTCATGCGCGACGTCTTCGGCGAGCGCCTCGTTCCGATCTCGAGCATCAAGTCGATGCTTGGACACTGCATGGGTGCCGCCAGCGCGCTCGAGGCGGCGTCTTGCGTGATGACCCTGGAGCGCGGCTACTACCCGCCGACCATCGGCTACGAGACGCCCGATCCCGAGTGCGACGTGGCGCTCGTGGCCAATGAGGCGCGCGCCGGAAAGACGGACATCGTACTCAACAACTCGCTCGCCTTTGGCGGCTACAACGCCGTCACCGTGTTCGCCCGCCCCGGGCTCCTCCCTCCGCCCGGCGCGCGCCCCGGCGCCGCGCCGCGGAGCGCCGCGTGA
- a CDS encoding tetratricopeptide repeat protein, protein MRLRATLAAAACAGLLAATSAAPARAQAKDTEAAQLKKQGDDAFLGLKYADALRAYDASYEKQKNPALHFNRGRALEALERYPEALDAFEAFLRDAPPELRSKTPKLAEHVAELKAKVTTVTFAVAPAGARILVRRTAIGTAPLTAPVRLNSGPARIEVEADGHVPFTEERALAGGSAITIKVQLEKKGGSAAGGVGPAPQSGEPGPAPASGGLFSKWWFWTGAAVVVAGAATAVVIVATQPAKPREGELGQLGAPLLRF, encoded by the coding sequence ATGCGACTGAGGGCAACGTTGGCCGCGGCCGCGTGCGCGGGGCTCTTGGCGGCGACGAGCGCGGCGCCGGCGCGCGCGCAGGCGAAGGACACGGAGGCGGCGCAGCTCAAGAAGCAGGGCGACGACGCCTTCTTGGGTCTGAAGTACGCCGACGCCCTCCGCGCCTACGACGCTTCTTACGAGAAGCAGAAGAACCCGGCGTTGCACTTCAACCGGGGGCGAGCGTTGGAGGCGCTGGAGCGCTACCCGGAAGCGCTCGACGCCTTCGAAGCGTTCCTGCGAGACGCGCCGCCGGAGCTTCGGTCCAAGACGCCAAAGCTCGCGGAGCACGTGGCCGAGCTCAAGGCGAAGGTGACCACCGTGACCTTCGCCGTCGCACCGGCGGGTGCGCGCATCCTCGTGCGCCGCACCGCCATCGGCACCGCGCCGCTCACGGCGCCCGTTCGCCTAAACAGCGGTCCCGCGCGCATCGAGGTTGAGGCCGACGGCCACGTTCCCTTCACCGAAGAGCGCGCCCTCGCCGGCGGTAGCGCCATCACGATCAAGGTGCAGCTCGAAAAGAAGGGCGGCTCGGCTGCTGGCGGGGTTGGCCCCGCGCCACAAAGTGGCGAGCCCGGCCCGGCTCCAGCGAGTGGTGGACTCTTCAGCAAATGGTGGTTCTGGACTGGCGCAGCGGTGGTCGTCGCCGGAGCGGCGACAGCCGTCGTCATCGTCGCCACGCAGCCTGCCAAGCCGCGCGAGGGAGAGCTCGGCCAGCTCGGCGCGCCGCTCTTGCGGTTCTGA
- the ileS gene encoding isoleucine--tRNA ligase, with the protein MASSPRFEKVLQELDFPAEEKKILSLWKEQRIFEQSLGKTSPAGSFVFYEGPPTANGIPHNGHVLTRVIKDLFPRYKTMQGHRVGRKAGWDTHGLPVEVEVEKELRIHGKAAIEEYGVEPFVKRCIDSVFRYTEEWERLTERIGFWVDLKDAYVTFHKGYVESVWWALAELFKKGLLYQGHKVVWWWAQGGTPLSSAEVGLGYKSVDDPSAYVAFPLRDSERPDLGDASLLVWTTTPWTLPSNSYAAVHPAHRYVVVVVGEAVTDKNADKKDKKDATKDGADKVHAFAGRRFVVAKDLVGALEGKLKAKLEVVAEFAGKDLVGERYAPPFDLYGATLPEGVPYFKVIAADFVTLDTGTGIVHIAPAFGEDDHNAHKKIMASLPGGGEGVPLLCAVGADGAFLPEMGKYAGRWVKDCDKDLQDELRERGLLVFAELYRHDYPFCWRADSDPLIQFARPAWYIRTTSVKDRALENSGAIHWLPDHIKEGRFGDFLRNNVDWALSRERYWGTPLNIWINDVTGNMEAPASMAEILAKNPNAFDHFHEAKKKDPSLSEHLVVHKPWIDQVTWQNAGEEGTYRRVPEVIDCWFDSGAMPFAQWGFPHAEGSVEKFRESFPADFISEAIDQTRGWFYTLLMISTLVFDADCQKRFGLEPARPYPHPFKSCIVLGHVCDKEGKKESKSKGNYTPPDVILDRVRMEFGVLDGKDVGVEVKPGTCFIAREDLEGLDMQEGARVRVYGEREGESVEVTIHAGKKMRRRVVALASEDQTRLGVRRTTKPDVAPVEVPRLPLGERAWVEDPSASAPGADAFRWFFYAQSPPWTNTRHSLSNVRALQKETLIKLRNVYSFFVIYANIDDFDPLAPAGASGVASLDVRKNELDRWIRDLLQETTFHVGEKLDALDVFGATRHITEFVDALSNWYVRRSRERFWRAGWDDDKRAAFATLYESLVTTARLMAPFTPFAADAMYQNLVVGPAARAGSKAPTSVHLTDFPQATRLESRELITLMGCVRDIVSLGLQARTHGKLKVRQPLRAAHVVVPGAVDRQKLAHFEAVMREELNVLSLHFVDEKKEAELVDYVLKPNFRTLGERGLGKEAQILKKEMAAWSADLSRTVWHLAARRGTVPLGDMAARQSDAALAPFAKPGLEGYAEFRAEDVLAECRPKAGFAAADGRMGTGQHVAVVLETALDEELLDLGFVRELQSRVQTARKDAGLDFADRIRLVLRGGARLERILAKHKDELAREVLATEVSFGGVAEANAADVEGEPVGVELQRV; encoded by the coding sequence ATGGCGAGTAGCCCGCGCTTCGAGAAGGTCCTTCAAGAGCTCGATTTTCCAGCCGAGGAGAAGAAGATTCTCTCGCTCTGGAAGGAGCAGCGCATCTTCGAGCAATCGCTCGGGAAGACCTCGCCGGCCGGCTCCTTCGTCTTCTACGAAGGGCCGCCGACGGCCAACGGCATTCCGCACAACGGTCACGTTCTGACGCGCGTCATCAAGGACCTCTTCCCGCGCTACAAGACGATGCAGGGCCATCGCGTGGGCCGCAAAGCCGGTTGGGACACGCACGGACTGCCCGTCGAGGTCGAGGTCGAGAAGGAGCTGCGCATCCACGGCAAGGCGGCCATCGAAGAGTACGGCGTCGAGCCCTTCGTGAAGCGCTGCATCGACTCGGTCTTTCGCTACACCGAGGAGTGGGAGCGGCTAACGGAGCGCATCGGCTTCTGGGTCGATCTAAAGGACGCGTACGTCACCTTCCACAAAGGGTACGTCGAGAGCGTTTGGTGGGCTCTCGCCGAGCTCTTCAAGAAGGGGCTCCTCTACCAAGGCCACAAGGTCGTCTGGTGGTGGGCGCAAGGCGGAACGCCGCTTTCGTCGGCGGAGGTTGGCCTCGGCTACAAGTCCGTCGACGACCCGAGCGCCTACGTCGCGTTTCCGCTTCGCGACTCCGAGCGGCCCGACCTTGGCGACGCGTCGCTCCTCGTGTGGACGACGACGCCTTGGACCTTGCCTTCGAACTCTTACGCGGCTGTCCATCCAGCGCATCGCTACGTGGTCGTTGTCGTTGGTGAAGCCGTCACCGACAAGAACGCCGACAAGAAGGACAAGAAAGACGCGACGAAGGACGGCGCCGACAAGGTTCACGCTTTCGCGGGCCGTCGCTTCGTCGTCGCGAAGGACTTGGTCGGCGCGCTCGAGGGCAAGCTCAAGGCGAAGCTCGAGGTCGTGGCCGAATTCGCCGGCAAGGACCTCGTGGGCGAGCGCTACGCGCCGCCCTTCGATCTCTATGGCGCGACACTTCCCGAAGGGGTGCCTTACTTCAAGGTCATCGCCGCCGACTTCGTGACGCTCGATACGGGCACGGGCATCGTTCACATTGCGCCGGCCTTCGGCGAAGACGACCACAACGCGCACAAGAAGATCATGGCGTCGTTGCCTGGCGGCGGCGAAGGCGTTCCGCTCTTGTGCGCCGTCGGCGCCGACGGCGCGTTCCTCCCGGAGATGGGAAAGTACGCCGGTCGCTGGGTGAAAGATTGCGACAAAGACCTCCAAGACGAGCTCCGTGAGCGAGGTCTTCTGGTCTTCGCCGAGCTCTATCGCCACGACTATCCCTTTTGCTGGCGCGCCGACTCCGATCCGCTCATCCAATTCGCCCGGCCCGCTTGGTACATCCGCACGACGTCCGTGAAAGATCGCGCGCTCGAGAACAGCGGGGCGATTCATTGGTTGCCGGATCACATCAAGGAGGGGCGCTTCGGCGACTTCTTGCGCAACAACGTCGACTGGGCGCTCTCTCGTGAGCGGTATTGGGGCACGCCGCTCAACATCTGGATCAACGACGTCACCGGCAACATGGAGGCGCCGGCCTCCATGGCGGAGATCTTGGCCAAGAACCCCAACGCCTTCGATCACTTCCATGAGGCCAAGAAGAAGGACCCCTCCCTCTCCGAGCACCTCGTCGTTCACAAGCCGTGGATCGACCAGGTCACCTGGCAGAACGCGGGCGAGGAGGGGACCTATAGGCGCGTCCCCGAGGTCATCGATTGCTGGTTTGACTCGGGGGCGATGCCCTTCGCGCAGTGGGGGTTCCCCCACGCCGAAGGCTCCGTGGAGAAGTTTCGCGAGAGCTTCCCCGCCGACTTCATTAGCGAGGCCATCGATCAGACGCGCGGCTGGTTCTACACGCTGCTCATGATCTCGACGTTGGTCTTCGACGCCGATTGTCAGAAGCGCTTCGGTCTCGAGCCGGCGCGTCCGTATCCCCACCCGTTCAAGTCGTGCATCGTCCTCGGGCACGTCTGCGACAAGGAAGGGAAGAAGGAGTCGAAGTCCAAGGGCAACTACACGCCGCCGGACGTGATCCTCGATCGCGTGCGCATGGAGTTTGGCGTCTTGGACGGCAAGGACGTGGGCGTCGAGGTGAAGCCAGGCACGTGCTTCATCGCGCGCGAAGATCTCGAAGGCCTCGACATGCAAGAAGGTGCGCGTGTCCGCGTCTACGGTGAGCGAGAAGGCGAGAGCGTCGAGGTCACGATCCACGCCGGCAAGAAGATGCGGCGTCGCGTCGTGGCCCTCGCATCGGAGGACCAGACGCGCCTCGGCGTTCGGCGCACGACGAAGCCCGACGTGGCGCCCGTCGAGGTGCCTCGGCTTCCCCTGGGCGAACGAGCCTGGGTCGAGGACCCGTCGGCGTCGGCCCCCGGCGCCGACGCGTTTCGTTGGTTCTTCTATGCGCAGAGTCCCCCGTGGACCAACACCCGGCACTCGCTCTCGAACGTGCGCGCGCTCCAGAAAGAGACGCTCATCAAGCTGCGCAACGTCTATTCGTTCTTCGTCATCTACGCGAACATCGACGACTTCGATCCGCTCGCTCCGGCTGGAGCGTCGGGCGTCGCGTCGCTTGACGTCCGGAAGAACGAACTCGATCGCTGGATCCGCGATCTCCTTCAAGAGACGACCTTTCACGTTGGCGAGAAACTCGACGCCCTCGATGTCTTCGGCGCCACCCGGCACATCACCGAGTTCGTCGATGCCCTGTCGAATTGGTACGTCCGGCGAAGTCGCGAGCGTTTCTGGCGCGCCGGCTGGGACGACGACAAGCGCGCCGCGTTTGCCACGCTCTACGAGTCGCTGGTCACGACGGCGCGGCTCATGGCCCCGTTTACGCCCTTCGCCGCCGACGCGATGTACCAAAACCTCGTCGTCGGGCCGGCAGCGCGCGCCGGCTCCAAAGCGCCGACCAGCGTTCACCTCACCGACTTCCCACAAGCCACACGGCTCGAGAGCCGTGAGCTCATCACCCTGATGGGGTGCGTGCGGGACATCGTGAGCTTGGGCCTCCAAGCGCGCACCCACGGCAAGCTGAAGGTGCGGCAACCGCTGCGTGCAGCCCACGTCGTCGTCCCCGGGGCCGTGGACCGCCAGAAGCTCGCTCACTTCGAAGCCGTGATGAGGGAAGAGCTCAACGTCCTCTCGCTCCATTTCGTGGACGAGAAGAAAGAGGCTGAGCTGGTGGACTACGTCCTCAAGCCCAACTTCCGCACCCTTGGCGAGCGAGGCCTCGGCAAGGAGGCCCAGATCCTCAAGAAGGAAATGGCCGCCTGGTCGGCGGACCTGTCACGTACCGTGTGGCACCTCGCCGCGCGCCGCGGCACGGTGCCGCTCGGCGACATGGCCGCTCGGCAAAGCGATGCGGCGCTCGCCCCCTTCGCGAAGCCGGGCCTCGAAGGGTACGCCGAGTTCCGTGCCGAGGACGTCCTCGCCGAGTGTCGGCCGAAGGCCGGGTTCGCCGCCGCCGATGGGCGCATGGGCACGGGGCAACACGTTGCCGTCGTCCTCGAGACGGCCCTCGACGAGGAGCTCTTGGACCTTGGCTTCGTTCGCGAACTGCAGAGTCGCGTCCAAACGGCGCGGAAAGATGCAGGCCTCGATTTTGCGGACCGCATCCGGCTCGTGCTCCGCGGCGGCGCTCGACTCGAACGTATCCTCGCGAAACACAAAGACGAGCTCGCGCGCGAGGTCCTCGCGACGGAGGTGTCGTTTGGCGGCGTAGCCGAAGCGAACGCGGCGGACGTCGAGGGAGAGCCGGTCGGCGTAGAGTTGCAGCGCGTGTGA
- a CDS encoding acyl carrier protein, producing the protein MALNRTELLELFRTTATEVVEREFGEIDERTEITDLGIDSLGMMEIISTLERTAKVHIPNEQLETIRTVRDLIEVVEKRQVAPGSS; encoded by the coding sequence ATGGCGTTGAACCGAACCGAGCTCCTCGAGTTATTCCGCACGACGGCCACGGAGGTCGTCGAGCGGGAGTTCGGCGAGATCGACGAACGCACGGAGATCACCGACCTCGGGATCGACTCGCTCGGCATGATGGAGATCATCAGCACCCTCGAGCGCACGGCCAAGGTGCACATTCCAAACGAGCAACTCGAGACGATTCGCACCGTGCGAGACCTCATCGAGGTCGTCGAGAAGCGTCAGGTAGCTCCCGGATCGTCGTGA
- a CDS encoding bifunctional methionine sulfoxide reductase B/A protein, whose translation MLNPTRSCLAVLITVLFAVVLGCSRRAGSDVAATAAPGAAVRADDRAQGAIMENRIYTKPPVSELKQKLSPLQYKVTQEDATEPPFRNEFWDNHAEGLYVDVATGEPLFSSLDKFESGTGWPSFTKPVEETRVVSKTDRAHGMVRVEVRSKAGDSHLGHVFEDGPAPTGLRYCINSASLRFVPTEKLEAEGYGAYRALFTKGATTPAAKTDNACAPGSAKGGAPAAEGSATKASCNATVEEAVLAGGCFWGMEELLRKIPGVIDTEVGYAGGTSARPTYEHVKTGATGHAESVRILFDPTKLSYADLLEKWFFKMHDPTTENRQGNDVGTQYRSAIFFTSPAQKATAEAVKAKVNASGKWKRPIVTEVVAAGPFTKAEDYHQDYLEKHPGGYSCHFMRD comes from the coding sequence ATGCTGAATCCTACGCGTTCGTGCCTCGCAGTTCTCATCACCGTCCTGTTCGCCGTGGTCTTGGGCTGCTCGCGTCGGGCCGGCTCCGACGTGGCGGCCACCGCGGCGCCGGGCGCTGCCGTGCGGGCCGATGACCGAGCTCAAGGAGCGATCATGGAAAACCGCATCTACACCAAGCCACCCGTCAGCGAGCTCAAGCAGAAGCTCTCGCCGCTCCAATACAAGGTCACGCAGGAGGACGCGACCGAGCCTCCCTTCCGCAACGAGTTCTGGGACAACCACGCAGAGGGCCTCTACGTCGACGTCGCCACGGGCGAGCCGCTCTTCAGTTCCCTCGACAAGTTTGAGTCCGGCACCGGCTGGCCCAGCTTCACCAAGCCCGTCGAGGAGACGCGCGTCGTTTCCAAGACCGATCGCGCGCACGGCATGGTCCGCGTCGAGGTTCGGTCAAAGGCTGGCGACTCGCACCTCGGGCACGTCTTTGAAGATGGCCCCGCGCCGACGGGCTTGCGCTACTGCATCAACTCCGCGTCGCTCCGCTTCGTTCCCACCGAGAAGCTCGAAGCTGAAGGTTACGGGGCCTACCGCGCACTCTTCACCAAGGGCGCCACGACGCCGGCCGCAAAGACAGACAACGCCTGTGCACCGGGCTCCGCCAAGGGCGGCGCCCCCGCCGCGGAGGGAAGCGCCACCAAGGCGAGCTGCAACGCCACGGTCGAAGAGGCGGTGCTCGCTGGCGGTTGCTTCTGGGGAATGGAGGAGCTCCTTCGAAAGATCCCGGGCGTCATCGACACGGAGGTCGGGTACGCGGGCGGCACGAGCGCGCGCCCCACCTACGAGCACGTAAAGACCGGCGCCACGGGCCACGCGGAGTCGGTGCGAATCCTCTTTGACCCCACGAAGCTGAGCTACGCGGACCTCCTCGAGAAGTGGTTCTTCAAGATGCACGACCCGACGACCGAGAACCGTCAAGGCAACGACGTGGGCACGCAGTACCGATCGGCGATCTTCTTCACGTCGCCGGCGCAAAAGGCGACCGCCGAGGCCGTCAAGGCGAAGGTGAACGCGTCGGGCAAGTGGAAGCGCCCCATCGTCACCGAGGTCGTCGCGGCGGGCCCCTTCACCAAAGCCGAGGACTACCACCAGGACTACTTGGAGAAGCACCCTGGCGGGTACAGCTGCCACTTCATGCGGGATTGA
- a CDS encoding IgGFc-binding protein, translated as MRSRIAAAVALAPVSLTVLSCSFDHAYRDVALALGAECVPGTVQCRGEELSRCDDAGDKPTWKALDRCQERGLVCVPSFLRCAPCRPEETRCAGATVTQCLLDGTAYVERETCDPSKGFACREGSCQNLCARAQNEKSNVGCEYWAVDLDNAVPSRALNAAAQPFAVVLSSVEPDLTTEVTIEVDDAAVGMPPSLRTVATAKIPPGSLEVFYLGSREVDGSPAGTTNNGTHTALTRNAFRIKSSFPIVSYQFNPLENVGVFSNDASQLLPTSALDGPYVIASWPQTIAETDNPDTNFDTNLRAFLTIVGTTPDTTVRVRSKARIVPGPPLPGGVPAGQLFEKTLQPFEVLNLETGDFLADFTGSFVDANHPVVVFAGSEASDAPTFSSLSGRLCCADHLEEQAVPTRAAGKSFAVAHMPSRLDAIVRAGAALAPAPEPELYRVVATQPGTTRVTTTLPPPDDAFTLDEEGAFRTISSKRDFTMTASASVVVADIVVSQEAASVPRGMPGGDPSLTYVPPIEQWRRDYVLLLPDKYAFDFLVLAVPNGADVFLDGLKLGADTCEVAPADGLTDAIRKGPPAHFAYRCPMSTPVITTTPEGAPKVEPGRQNDGVHRLQATKPVGVVVYGFDAFVSYAYAGGTELRTINPR; from the coding sequence TTGCGCTCGCGAATCGCGGCCGCGGTGGCCCTAGCCCCTGTGTCGCTGACCGTGTTGTCGTGCTCGTTCGATCACGCCTATCGCGATGTGGCGCTCGCCCTCGGCGCCGAGTGTGTGCCCGGCACCGTGCAGTGCCGCGGCGAGGAGCTTTCGCGCTGCGACGACGCCGGCGACAAGCCCACGTGGAAGGCGCTCGATCGCTGCCAGGAGCGCGGCCTCGTGTGTGTGCCCAGCTTCCTCCGCTGCGCGCCATGCAGGCCCGAAGAGACGCGCTGTGCTGGCGCGACCGTCACGCAGTGCCTCCTCGACGGGACTGCCTACGTGGAGCGCGAGACGTGCGATCCCTCGAAGGGCTTCGCTTGCCGCGAGGGCTCGTGCCAAAATCTCTGCGCGCGAGCGCAGAACGAGAAGTCGAACGTCGGCTGCGAATATTGGGCCGTCGATCTCGACAACGCGGTGCCCAGTCGCGCCCTCAACGCCGCCGCGCAACCCTTCGCGGTCGTCTTGTCGTCGGTCGAGCCCGATCTCACCACGGAGGTGACCATCGAGGTCGACGACGCAGCCGTCGGCATGCCCCCTTCGCTCCGCACCGTGGCCACGGCGAAGATTCCCCCCGGTAGCCTCGAGGTCTTCTACCTCGGCTCGCGCGAGGTAGACGGCTCGCCCGCGGGCACGACCAACAACGGGACGCACACGGCGCTCACGCGCAACGCGTTCCGGATCAAGTCGAGCTTTCCCATCGTCTCTTACCAGTTCAACCCGCTTGAGAATGTCGGCGTCTTCTCGAACGACGCCTCGCAGCTCTTGCCCACGAGCGCCCTCGACGGTCCGTACGTAATCGCGAGCTGGCCACAGACCATCGCGGAGACCGACAACCCCGACACGAATTTCGACACGAACCTCCGCGCGTTCTTGACGATCGTGGGAACGACTCCTGACACGACGGTTCGCGTGCGCTCAAAGGCGCGCATCGTGCCCGGACCGCCGCTCCCGGGCGGCGTCCCGGCGGGCCAACTCTTCGAGAAGACGCTCCAGCCGTTTGAGGTCCTCAACCTCGAGACGGGCGATTTCTTGGCGGACTTCACGGGCTCGTTCGTGGATGCCAACCATCCCGTCGTGGTCTTCGCCGGGTCGGAAGCCTCCGACGCGCCGACATTCTCGTCCCTGTCGGGACGCTTGTGTTGTGCCGACCACCTCGAGGAGCAAGCTGTGCCTACGCGCGCCGCGGGCAAATCGTTCGCGGTGGCGCACATGCCGAGCCGGCTCGACGCCATCGTGCGCGCCGGCGCCGCCCTCGCGCCAGCCCCCGAGCCGGAGCTCTATCGCGTGGTGGCGACGCAGCCCGGCACGACGCGCGTCACGACAACGCTGCCGCCACCCGACGACGCCTTCACGCTCGACGAAGAAGGCGCGTTTCGCACCATTTCGTCGAAGCGCGACTTCACGATGACCGCATCGGCCAGCGTGGTCGTCGCCGACATCGTGGTCTCGCAAGAAGCGGCCTCCGTGCCCCGCGGCATGCCCGGCGGCGATCCCTCGCTCACGTACGTCCCGCCCATCGAGCAATGGCGACGCGACTACGTCCTGCTCTTGCCCGACAAGTACGCGTTCGACTTCCTCGTGCTCGCAGTGCCCAACGGCGCCGACGTCTTCCTCGATGGCCTCAAGCTCGGCGCCGACACCTGCGAGGTCGCTCCCGCCGACGGTCTCACGGACGCCATCCGAAAGGGACCGCCGGCTCACTTCGCGTACCGGTGCCCCATGTCGACGCCGGTCATCACGACCACCCCGGAGGGCGCTCCGAAGGTCGAACCGGGCCGCCAGAACGATGGCGTCCATCGACTCCAGGCGACCAAGCCCGTGGGCGTCGTGGTCTACGGCTTCGACGCGTTCGTAAGCTACGCCTACGCGGGCGGCACGGAGCTTCGGACGATCAACCCGCGGTGA